The genomic interval GGGCCGCCTACTACGTGGCCACCTACAGCGCCGTCACCTTCATGGCGCTCATCAGCTTCAACCGGTACTGCGCCGTGCGGGCTGCACGGCCGGCGCTGCCGCTGACCGGGCGCCGTGGGGCCGCGCTGGCCTGCGCCCTGGCTTGGCTactggggctgggctgtgctgtgcccacCCTGGCCGCCCGGCAAACCTTCCCGGCCCGCGCCGGGGCCACCACCTGCTTCGAGCAGCACGCGCGGCACCGAGCCTACGCCTACGCCATGGTGGGTTTCTTCGCCGCCGCCTTcctggtggtgctgggcacctACGCCTCCGTCGCCCGCTCGCTGTCGGCGCCCGCCGCTGCCTCGCCGGGCTCGCACCGGCAGCAGGCGCGCGCCAtggtgctggggatgctgctggtgTTCGCGGTGTGCGTGGCCCCCTACCACCTGACGCTGGCCCCCTGGGTGGGCAGCCGGCCCCCCGTGCCGCCCTGcgggccccccgccgccctggACGTGCTGCACGCGCTGAGCGTGGCCCTGCTCAGCCTCAACAGCTGCCTCGACCCCCTCGTCTACTGCTTCTGCATCCGGCGCTTCAGGGCCGACCTGGGCCGGACCCTGCGCAAAGCCGCCCGGTGCCTCCCGCTCTCCCCTCCGGCCCCCGACGTGCCCGTGCCCAGCATCCGTGCATCCTCCTTCACCTCCTCGTAGCGGttggggggggtgctggggtcctGCCCCCCTCCCGCTGCTGCGGTCCCAGAGGGTTGGGGTCCCCAGCAGGACGATGGGCACGGCTGggaccagctccagcagcagggagaggcgAGGGGGGAGCTGTTGCCTTGCACGCCCCCACTCCGTCCACCCCCGCTCCGCTCTCGGCGCATCCCCACGCGCTCACGGCCCACGGTTTCCGTTCTCGCACGGATCCTGCACCCAGCGTTTGCAAGCACCAGGAGGGCGCCTTCCCCGGCGAGGGTGGGGAGAGGCTGAGCTGCGGTGGGACAGGACGGGGGGTGACGTGCGGGGTCCTCCCGGGGGGCTCCATCCTGCAGGGATACGCATGAAGACACCGACGCTTTGagctgggctgcctgggggggcAGTTTGGGGCCCCATCCCGCGGCGTTCCCATCTTCACGCCCGCatcctgcctgctccctgccaggaTTAAAAATGAACGAGCCAACGGCTGCCGAGTCTCTTTGCCGGCGGGGCGCCGCGCTGCACGCCGAGCAGCACCGGCCGCTCCTGCGGACGGGACAGAGCCGGGcagggggaccccccccggcacccccatccccacgcaCCCAGTTCCTGCACCGGCACCCACGGggggcccagcagcccccccgaTTCCCCACCCCTGCTAGGTGCAGGCCTCCCGGGGTGCCGGTGCCCTGCCCGTGGGcagcgcagcccccagccccgctcacgccgccgctgcctccccgGAGAGCCCTCGCGCTCAGCGGGGGCGGCGGATCCGGCGCAGGGCCGTGGGCGTCTGCAGGGGCGGAAGATGGTGTTTTCCCAGCCCTGTCtcattcctgctgctgcctcagctctgcctccccgGCACGGTGCGAAGGTGAGCGGTGGGCGCTGCGCAGCCGGGTGGGATTCAGGGTGGCGAGGGGCAGGGGCCggtggtggggatgggggggacgcgggggctTCGGGTGCCCCCCTCCTGGGGGTGTCACCCCCCAGCACAGGGCCCTCAGTGTGCTCAGAGCTttggaaggaaaggggaggcaTCAGGCAGGGGCAAAAGGGCTGGGGGGAGTCCTGCTGGCACCGCATGGCCTCAgacccccccagcgcccccagcaccccaaatcctGTGTCCTGGTCACTGTGTCCGCACGGAGCCGTGCTcactggctgtgctgctcccgCTGAGGGACGGATGCACCCCTATGGGTGTGCtcccctgggcagagctgctgcacccCAAACACGTGGGCACCCAGGTGGGGGCTCTGTcccgtgggtgctgctgggtgacAGCTGCGCTTGAGAGACACAGCTCAGCGGTGATTCATAAAAGGCTGCAGGACAGCaaagctgggggagaggggtcTCCACGTGCTGAAGAGAAATACGTGCAATCTTGAAGCTGGGAGACCCAGACATGGATATTCTCAGGGTGCTGGGATGCCCACAGCAcctgggtgctcagctctggggcacaGCCGAGCCCCGTGGCCAGGCTGGACGGAGCAGGTCTCCACGTGCTGCGGTGCCCTGTCTCAGCAGAGCCACGCTGGTGCTGCACGCTGAGCCCACCCCGTTATTCTCCTTCTGGAGTAAGGGCTGTCCCAGTCACGCTCgacacccccccgccccgttcTTCTCCTTTTGGAGCACGCATTAAATATTAATCCTTTTTATGTAACTTCTCAGCGAGGtgggcagagctctgctcccCGCGTGCACGCAGGAGCTGCCGTGCCAGGTGGAAGCaccggcgctgcggggccggacGAGGGCTGGGGCTCACCAGCCCGGGGTGTAATGGGattaccgggggggggggtccttgtgtgccaggggctgggcagccccagctcggGCTCTGGTGACCCCCAAGGGTTTGCTCAGCGGGGGTGGGACAGCGATGGGGACCACGAGGCTGCTGAGTGCCGAGATGCTGTGCCGACCTGCCTGGTGACACGGCCGTCCCGGGACACGGACACGAAGCGCTGGGACACGGCTGCTTCAAACCGAGCCGCAGGAGCTCCTCTGGGCCATGTTCTTGCCCCGGCACAGCGGGTGGCTTCGGGGAGGGCACGATGCCAGGGCCGGGCACGTGCCGCCGTGTCGCTGCCGCCACCGCGCGCAGCGAGGCGTTAACCGGCTCATTGTTCCGCTGCACTTGTAACCCGCACGCGccttaattattattattagcaaaTTACACCGCCCGGTGCGAGGGGCTctgcgggcgggcggctgcTGACAGCCCCGCGGCTGCCCGGGGGAGGCTGAGCCCCTCGTGGGCAGCCCCAAGACCCTGGAGCGCTACCCGGGCAGGCAAGCGGGGTCCCGGGGGAGGTGTTGGGGGGCGGGATGCCCATGGTCTGGGGGGGTGCCTATAGGCTGGGGGGATGTTCACAGTCTGGGGGGATGCCCATGGTCTGGGGGGATGCCTATAGGCTGGGGGGGTGCccacaggctggggggggatgcCGATGGGATGGAGGGATGCCTATGGACTGGGGTGTGCCCACGGGCTGGGGGAGATGCTCACGGTCTAGGGGGGATGCCCATGGGCTGGAGGGGATGCccatgggctgggggggatgccaaggggctgggggggatgtCAAGGGGTTGGGGGGATGCCCACGAGCTGGGGGGGAtgcacaggggctgggggggatgcTCACGGTCTGGGGAGGATGCCCATGGTCTGGGGGGATGCTCACGGGCTGGGGGCAATGCTCATAGTCTGGGGGGGATGCCCAGGATCTGGGGGGGATGcccagggtctgggggggatgcccagggtctgggggggatgCCCACGGTCTGGGGGATACCCCTCGCCCGGcatcccccccgtccccacgcgTGGCACCGCGGcttcccccacctcctcccccccggccctgccgaGGAGCCccggcgggcggggagcgggggtcTCGGGgcgccgggaggcggcggcagagCCGCACCGGAGCCATTttgcgccgccgccgcctcccgctcTGCCTCCCGGGGAAAATCCATCGCCGCGTCTTGTGGCTGCGCCGCTCGGCGCTGCACTGCGGGGCCGCCGCCACTCGCATGCTgccgcccgccgcgctcccACGCGTGGGGCACCGGCCCGGGCCCAGCCGTGCCCAGCCGTGCCCGAACGAGCTGCGGGGGGCCGCCGGGGAGCCgccgggcaccggcaccggccccggtcccggccgGAGGATGTAGGCACCGGGTAAGAGCCGAGGGCGCGGAGCAcggcgcggggggggcagcgggcaccggggggtggggggggggatgctcgGGGATGGTGCTTGGTTTTGGGGTATGGTCGTCGGGGATGCTCACGGTCGTCGCGGTCTTCCCGGTTCCCCCGTGCCTCTCCCGGGGAAGCCGCGGTCGTCTGCCGCCCCCGCTGGGCGCTCCGTGccctccccgccgggccccggggctggTCCACGCGGGACGGTTCCACGCGAggtgcccggccccgcaggGTCCCCGCTCGGCCCCACCGCGCTGGAGGGGAGCtatggggtgcggggggggggctgggggcatttGCTGGCAGcgtggggagggcaggggggcacCCGGCATCTCCcacctcccggtgccccccgggcagggcaggatTTGGCAGCGCTTCAGCGGGGCGACGCCGGCCATCCCGCTGCTCGCCCCGCTGCGGAGGGCTCGGGGACGGGTCGGGCAGGcccagggcccccccagccccttggtCTCCCTTCTCGGCAGCCTCTGGTGccgtggggtgggaggggtgtGGTGCGGGGTGGTGGAGCCGGGTCCCAGCCGGGTGGGTGCCAGCAGATGCCGGGAGGTGCCGTGGGGTGCGAGCCGCGCCGTGGCTCTCACCGCGCTCCCAGGCTTCGTGGCGCAAGCCGGCCCCGCCGGCAAGGACCGGGAGATTTTGGGTGCACGGGGTCCGGGTGCCAtgctcttctctccttctttccccttgGATGATGGGATTTTGTTCCTCCACCCGGTGCCAATCCTGCAGAGCGAGTTGGCGCCGGGACCGCTCTCCGCTCTCCATCCCGTGACGCCCCGCACGTCACCTCCCTGCCGGGGCCGAGCTCGAAGCCCCGAGCGCGCAGGAAGGGACGGAGCCGGGCAcgggcaccagcagcccccgcgggAGCTTGGGCTGAGAGCAGGAGGCCTCCCTTGGTGTAAATcggggcaggatgcggccggcAGCGCAGGTTCTCCGTTAGGAAATGGATGTCATTTCCTGTCCATCGCAGTccctcacctccctgctccgAGCATCCTCCCGCACACGTCCGCGGCCCCCGGCCCTCGAGGACACCCGGCCGTGAGGCAGCTCCGCGGCCTCGAGCAGGGGCACCGAGCCGGGCACAGCCACGCTCGGAGGGTGGAGGAGGGAAAATATAGCCATCAAAGTGTGGAGCACCCCAGTTAGGGGGGTAGTGAGAGCATCGGCGAGGGGGAGAGACAGGCGTGAGCTGCATTTCGGGCTGCGTTACCCCACTGAGCCCTGGCAGTGCTtggaggagagggcagggggGTGCCAGGCGGGGTGCACCGGGGgtcctgctctgcatccccatcGCCAGCTCGGGGCAGAGCCGTGCTGGGACCAGCGGGGCCtggagcccctgcaggagccgTGAGGCCAGCGGCTGTGCTGCTGCGGGGTCCCCACGGCTCTGCCCGGCAGCgtgggcaggatcaggccccgcGCTCGGGTTCAGTGCCCAGgtgctgcggcggcggcgggggctccAGCTCCAGGTTTTGCAGGCGCTCGCATCTCTCCCGTCAGCTGAACTGAAACCCTGGATCCCACCGAGCCAGCAACTG from Anser cygnoides isolate HZ-2024a breed goose chromosome 24, Taihu_goose_T2T_genome, whole genome shotgun sequence carries:
- the LOC106037898 gene encoding platelet-activating factor receptor-like; its protein translation is MNSSAPGLPPAELPGECVPRDPVQFVLVPAVYCLVLCVGLPGNLVALLVFLQSGKVRKAIRIYLINLTLADILFNLTLPLWIPYYLAGGDWLLSEAACRLAGAAYYVATYSAVTFMALISFNRYCAVRAARPALPLTGRRGAALACALAWLLGLGCAVPTLAARQTFPARAGATTCFEQHARHRAYAYAMVGFFAAAFLVVLGTYASVARSLSAPAAASPGSHRQQARAMVLGMLLVFAVCVAPYHLTLAPWVGSRPPVPPCGPPAALDVLHALSVALLSLNSCLDPLVYCFCIRRFRADLGRTLRKAARCLPLSPPAPDVPVPSIRASSFTSS